A window of Ranitomeya variabilis isolate aRanVar5 chromosome 2, aRanVar5.hap1, whole genome shotgun sequence contains these coding sequences:
- the LOC143806875 gene encoding dispanin subfamily A member 2b-like has product MENRNFERELNNPPRYDAQTYQPLKEEMEFGSYPPQSVQSTVVTIMPESPPVRDHIIWSLFNTMYLNFCCLGLLAFVFSVKSRDRKLHGDRNGATSYGSTARSLNIAATILSILFTIVVIIICIIQVQYAVQAFQQVMEREREKNEFGFGK; this is encoded by the exons ATGGAAAATCGTAACTTTGAACGGGAACTTAATAATCCTCCTCGTTATGATGCCCAAACCTATCAACCCCTAAAGGAAGAAATGGAGTTTGGAAGTTATCCTCCCCAGTCTGTACAGTCCACAGTGGTAACAATCATGCCTGAGAGCCCTCCTGTTCGGGATCACATCATCTGGTCGCTTTTCAACACCATGTACCTGAATTTCTGCTGCCTGGGACTTCTTGCCTTTGTATTCTCCGTCAAG TCAAGAGACCGAAAGTTGCATGGGGATAGGAACGGAGCCACCAGCTATGGTTCCACCGCCCGGTCTCTAAACATTGCCGCCACTATCCTGTCCATCCTGTTTACTATTGTTGTAATCATCATCTGCATCATACAAGTACAATACGCTGTTCAAGCTTTTCAACAAGTGAtggaaagggaaagggaaaaaaatgaatttggATTTGGAAAGTGA